Within the Ranitomeya imitator isolate aRanImi1 chromosome 8, aRanImi1.pri, whole genome shotgun sequence genome, the region TATTTATATCTTGACTAGACTCTTACAGACACGATGATACCAaaagccatattttttttatttctttattttttgaaCTGGAAAAagaggggatgatttaaactttcatatgttTTGTTTAgaacatttctttttatttttacacCTTCCTAGTGGACTTGTACCTGCAGTGGTTTGATtgtttatactatatactgcaagtCGACAGAGAGTTTATAAGAGGACCAACATGGCGGCGAACTCAttgataccagcgcggtcctgtaataggacgTCAGCGGTTTAATAAGTCAGTTTGTGAAATGTCTCCCATTCTAAATATTCTACCATCATCTGAGAATGGAATTATTGAAAAGTGGAGGGAACCGCATGCAACTCTTTAAAGGGGCAAACCACGTAAAGTTACAAATTGAATCATTGAGTGCTGAGGAGCATTGGGCATAAAAGTTGCCAATGCTCCACTGAATCCATAACTGTACAGTCCTAGATCAACTCAAAAACTGATccaaaaccttaaagggaacctgtcacccccaaaatcgatggcgaggtaagctcaccgtcatcaggggcttatctacagaatttctgtaatgctgtagataagcccccgatgttacctgaaaaagcagaaaaagacgttagattatactcacccaggggcggtcccgctctgatgggtgtctcaggtccggtacagcgcctcccatcttcattccatgacgtcctcttctggtcttcacgccgcggctccggcgcaggcgtactgtgtctgccctgttgagggcagagcaaattactgcagtgcgcaggcggaaaggtcagagaggaccgtcgcctgcgcactgcagtactttactctgccctcagcagggcagacaaagtacgccggagccgcgacaTAAagcccagaagaggacatcatggaatgaagctaggaggcgccggagcggacctgagacacccatttgaccggaccagcagcgggaccgcccctgggtgagtataatctaacgtctttttctgctttttcaggtaacatcgggggcttatctacagcattacagaaattctgtagataagcccctgatagcggtgagcttacctcaccatcgattttgggggtgacaggtttctttAATAACTTGGATTTCCATTGCAGAGCAGTGGCATGCAGCCTTTCATCACCAATCACAATGCCAAtcaccaggtggaggggtgtaaaaCAGCCAAaactggactctggagcagtggaaatgTGTTTTGTGAGTGATcggtcacacttctctatctggcatctgatgaACGAGTCGGGGTTTGGTGAGAACATTACCCACCGTACTGTATTGTGCCAGCTGTTAAGTTTGGTGGAGCAGGGATAATGCCATTGAGTAGTTTTTCAGGGTTCGGCATCCGCCCCTTAGTTCCAATGAAGAGAGATCTTAATAATTCAGGATACAAGATATTTTGGACAATTATTATAGTCCAATATTGTGGAAACAGTTTGGGGAATGGCCGTTTCTGTTCCCGTACCCAGTGCACATGATCCATAAAGACGTCGTTGGAGGAGTTTGGTGCGTAAGAACATGACCGGCCGCACAcagccctgacctcaaccccatccgACATCTTTGGGATGAACTAGATATTGTGTGCCTGGTCCTCTCCtctaacatcagtgtctgacctcacaagtgCTCGTCTGGCGTAATGGTAAAAAATTCCAAGAAACACCTTCAAATTCTTGTAAAAGCCTTTccaaaacagtggaaactgccATAGCTGCAAAGTAGTGAAGAAAAGCAAATATAGTGCCCAATACTTTGCCCATATAGTTTACTTCTAGGTATTTTCCTTACTTTCTGCAATATAGTAATTAGATAAGAACGTAGCAGGTCACCTTTGCAGCAATCGTGGTGCAGAATAATTCTATATAATTTGGCAGGTATCTTTATATACTATCGCGGCACAGCACTTTTTTAGCACCTGAAATGGAGGTGAGACAAGAGCACATAGGGTGCACTAAGGGATACATGAGAGTGGGTGGGTGCTCACTTGGCGGAATTGCGATTTGTCACAACCCCAATAAAATCCTGGGATTTAAGAAGACCATAGAGTCGCGCCAATAGGTAGAAGATCCCCTTCTTCTGTATAGAAATGGATAAAGTAGAGGATAGGTGTTTAGAGATGACGGCGCGGCTTATAGAAGAGTGTGGATTCATTGATCTTCTACGAGAAGCGAGGCCATCTCTAAACGCCTATCCTCTATGTTTTTGGAACCAATGTCGAAAAATAAAGTTTAATGCGAAACCGTAAACTTTCGTGTGCTGTATTTCACATTATGAGAAGAAAAAGATAACAAAACTggtaaataaaatattttttacctTCGATGGATATATTCTTATCTATGACCAGTTTACCATATCGCAAGTACCGTAAGATTGCATCAAAGTACGATGGATCCCGGTCAATAAGAAACGCCCCAGTCTCATCCTAAAAACATAAAAGAGGAGATAAAAGCAAAAAAAAGAgaaggaatgttaaaaaaaaatatacaaacgtCCGCGATGATAAAACATTAGCTAAAACATTGAGGGTGCCGTTAACAACATGATGAGACCGGAATGATCAGATAGTAGAACAATGAAGCTTGAAAGTCTCACCGTCTCAGACAACAATTGGGACTCCTGGCAGAGACGGCAAAGAAAAGAGTTGGGCTCCTGGCAGAGGGTTTGTTTTGTAGTAAGGAACACTGTGCCTCCGACGTTCAGACGCACCCACTTTCCTCCATCAGAAGCCGTTCTCTGTGTGGCAAGGTCATTCGGAACCTCAGGTGGTGGTGACCTCTCCATCTTCTTATTTCATTAGCTTGTATCATGCACACGTTTCTAGTAACTGCAAATCCAAATTATTTCCAAAACGGAGTCCGGGATCTATTCAGGCAACTACGGTAATTCCAGTTCCTACAGAACTCGTTGCCCCTGTCTGATTCCAGCGCAGCTATCGCTGATGTTCATGATTCACTCTTCGCTTGCTTCGCTCCAACAATGCGTTCACTAATTACTCTTTAACCATCACATCTTTTCCTTTTTACTCCTGTCGCGTCTCTTGTTCCCCGGTCGTCGTCCCGATCACCACACCCTCTCTCATGGGATAGGTTGCCACCACAGGTGTGCTTTGCTCAGATACCTATCTCATTGACTCTCTGAGTCCCATCTGTCATTGGATCATGTTTCTCGCTTCCACAACAAGCTGTCAGCAGCGACTCTCACCCTGCCAGTGCTGTTCCCTGATTTTCATTTCTCAATGTGAAACCCCTTCAATGCCAAGTGAAATTTGCCTCGTTCTAGAATTGCAAAACGACAATGAATATAACAagattaagagaaaaaaaaagtcttgGAAATGTTATGCAATACATAGCCTACAGAAGCGTGGCTTCTACAATATTCACGCACAAGTGAAGTGAGTTGACCTCCAGAGTTGTCCCACACCTGTCCAGCAGTAGACCCTTCACTTCACACTGGTCCATCTGTAGATAGCTATCTAGGATCAGTTCCTCAATTTATGTTACGATGAGCACAGAAATCATTTCTACCCATAAGAACAGGTGCAGAAGAGCATATTTTCGGTCTGAGTGCAATCtaacaaaacattggatcgcactcgGACCCATGTTATTCCATGGGGCCGTGCACTTGTCCGATTTTTTTCCTTGAACAGAACCTGTCCAGGGAAACAAAAAGTTGCAGCATGTTCGgagtttgatccgatatttggATCGCACTCAGCCATGTATGTCAATGAGTCTATGGAAAACCTTGGACTGTATTTGGATGACATCTGATTGTAGTTCGATTTCCATGCACTgatacaatggagaagatggagactttttttctccatcttatcctcatccaagagaattgaaTCACACTCTGAGCAGAGTTTGACCACAGTGTGATTTGTATAAATTGGCCCAGTTCTGATGAATAGAACATACGTTTGTCAGCACCTGCCCTAAGAtgaaaataatattattattatttatttatatagcaccattaattccatggtgcagtaCACGAGaaagggttacgtacagagttatagatatcatttacagtaagcaggtttacaatggcagactggtacagaggggagaggaccctgtcctgcggacttacattctacggggtaatggggaagagacagaaggtcggggattgctgcagctcgggtggtggtggtgaggcggcagctctggtggtggtgagtcggcagctctggtggtggtgaggcggcagaatggttgataaagcctacgcgaaacgcgcgttagggGGTGGACCGGGGTCCCAGGCTCAAAGTCACTTTCATCATGGGTAAGCAATTTTGCCATTAAAAgcactttcttttttcttttgaggGTGatgatattaattattaatataattttttgaTGCCTTGGACCCATGTGTTTTTTGCTAGGGTcttttttttgtgttatttttgtaCTTTCTTATTACGTGCAATAAAGTATTTTTCATCTGATTTTACTAcattgtatggaactccattttttgtttgtttctaaagTCCAATTTTCAGGATCTGTGGGGGCCTCTGCAGTCAGAACCCAGGCAATCTGCAACTTATCACCAATCCTGTTGATAGCTTATACGATgttaagaaaaaagaaagaaaaaaaatacactcCCTGATGAAGGACTtgatccgaaacgtgcgtcggggcacgCTCCTGCATTCATCTGCGTGACCATTTAGGTAACCGTTTCACTCAGCTATCCtcatttatttgtccacattttgtgCCTGCCATTTTTTACGTTCTGCTTTACTTCCAATGCGCACTTGGGACAGTCTGCCCGTTTTTGTGTATGTAACATCTGGCATTTTCACACAGTGGCACTGTGTACACAAAGATGACTATATACAGTTCCTTTACACCCATTGTGGTTTTACAGCTATATGTGCACATCATCCCCATCTTTAACTTTTTCTGTGCCATGCCATTCCTACTACATTTATTGCGACCGCGGCATCTAGGGGGTAGATGtcacattattaaccaggcttccaTCACTGCCCAATACGATCACAGTGACATACAGGTAAGTTATGGTGCCTTAATAAATGGTATTCCatgatgtacctgtaagtcatgttGACTGTTGATGATGAGCACAAGTACCAGTCACTCGAGTTTGCCGAGGGTGCTCGGATATGCACCGAGTATCGtgagtgctcgagtgacatgttcaagCCTCCACGGCCACATGTTTTGGAGCTGTTAGACAtccacaaaacatgcagggattgccaggCATGTTTTGTGGCTACATCCATGAAACATGTTGACACAGGAACCTGAGCATGTCACTCGCGCACCCGCAATACTCAGCGCATACCTGAGCACCCTCGGCAAACTCGAGTGATGGGTACTTGCGCTTATCACTAATGGTGACTTATGGGGTTAATTTTAATAACCTGTGCTGTGCTATACAATGAAAAATAAGTCCTGGACAACCCTATTAATGGTTAGACTCTGTTCACACCTGTATTTTAGGTTCCATTTCTTTGCAAAAATGGATCTATTATAAAACGGATGCAAATCCGAAACAAAAAGGCTCCACTGACTATAAAGTTGTCTTTCTCATTCCTATTTTGTATCCCCTTTTTTTTAGCAGAACAAAAAGTTCTGCATTCTGTTTCAGTTGGCATCTATTTTAGAGCAAATCCTTTTTGGACACTAATTTTCTTTCTTggatcgtaaaaataaaaaatcagaactAAAAGCccacatgtgaacgtagccttacaaactCGGAAAAAACAGAACAGGAGCAGAATAACTGCACGGAACCAGAAATCTTCCAGGAAGTCAGGTTGCGCCAAAGAAAGCTGGCAGATCTCACCTGGATCAATTGTTCTTTCATGGGTTTCTTCCTATAGAGAAGCCtatgggaaaacatggaaaaaGCCAGACATAAAGCATGTGCTGATTAAGACAAAAACAGAAATTAAAGTATCATTTTGCACTCTGGAGTGGGGGGTTCAATGCAGATATGTGTTGGGGATGTACACGCATACTGTTCCTTCTTCTTCTCCCCAACCCCCTTTAAACTTGTACAGTGTTGATTGTTAATGTGTTCATACACAGTGGCAGtgctatacattattattattattatttattgttatagcgccatttattccatggcgctttacatgtgaggaggggtatacataataaaaacaagtacaataatcttaaacaatacaagtcataactggtacaggagga harbors:
- the KCTD17 gene encoding BTB/POZ domain-containing protein KCTD17 isoform X2; the encoded protein is MERSPPPEVPNDLATQRTASDGGKWVRLNVGGTVFLTTKQTLCQEPNSFLCRLCQESQLLSETDETGAFLIDRDPSYFDAILRYLRYGKLVIDKNISIEGVLEEAEFYNIASLVKIIHGKLEEAEINKLVNLGSPYSYSSEGQSEFLCVVSRELQSKLKICGSEACSTAQSLDSEKNEENVLSPDCIVFQERDRESGH